A section of the Brevundimonas sp. AJA228-03 genome encodes:
- the xseA gene encoding exodeoxyribonuclease VII large subunit, whose product MTDDYVFAGPAEAKPAPARDNNPPLSISELSFALKRTLEDRFGHVRLRGEISKVNRHASGHIYLTLKDDKSAIDGVVWKGSTRGLGVQPETGLEVIVTGKITSYPARSSYQIVIESMEAAGAGALLAQLERLKVKLSGEGLFESGRKRPIPLYPRIIGVITSPTGAVIRDILHRIAERWPCHVIVWPVVVQGDAACGQVAAAIRGFDAMRPDGPIPRPDLLIVARGGGSVEDLWGFNDEGLARTVAAATLPIISAVGHETDTTLIDFVSDRRAPTPTGAAEIATPVLADLRAAVTDLERRLDRAGARLLEDRRVRLRAVARGLPARPEELVALAQQRLDHAASRLGSGLGRNVERHHRRLVGVGGRFSSRLLDRAVEQRTARLDGQGGRLVAGLASNAARHERRLLQVSGRLSPAPLQHRLEQRTTRLTTATARLDRLPHQMIDRASDRLAALARALASLDPRRPKPGFARIDDETGQMIASAAALSPGQAVTLNFADGTRAATIDGAAAAPRSSIKPRPGPVDQGRLF is encoded by the coding sequence ATGACCGACGACTACGTCTTCGCCGGGCCCGCCGAGGCCAAGCCTGCGCCCGCACGGGACAACAATCCCCCCCTGTCGATCTCCGAACTGTCCTTCGCCCTGAAGCGCACGCTGGAGGACCGGTTCGGCCATGTGCGGCTGCGGGGCGAGATCTCCAAGGTCAACCGCCACGCCTCGGGTCACATCTATCTGACGCTGAAGGACGACAAGTCCGCCATCGACGGCGTCGTCTGGAAGGGCTCCACCCGCGGCCTGGGCGTCCAGCCCGAGACGGGGCTGGAGGTCATCGTCACCGGCAAGATCACCTCCTATCCCGCCCGGTCCAGCTACCAGATCGTGATCGAATCGATGGAGGCGGCGGGGGCGGGTGCCCTGCTGGCGCAGCTGGAGCGGCTGAAGGTCAAGCTGTCCGGGGAAGGCCTGTTCGAGTCGGGCCGCAAACGCCCCATTCCGCTCTACCCCCGCATCATCGGCGTCATCACCAGCCCCACGGGGGCGGTCATTCGCGACATCCTGCACCGCATCGCCGAACGCTGGCCCTGCCATGTGATCGTCTGGCCCGTGGTCGTCCAGGGCGACGCGGCCTGTGGCCAGGTCGCGGCCGCCATCCGGGGCTTCGACGCCATGAGGCCGGACGGTCCCATCCCTCGCCCCGACCTGCTGATCGTCGCGCGCGGCGGCGGCTCGGTCGAGGATCTCTGGGGCTTCAACGACGAGGGCCTCGCCCGCACCGTGGCCGCCGCAACCCTCCCGATCATCTCGGCCGTAGGGCATGAGACCGACACCACCCTGATCGACTTCGTCTCCGACCGCCGCGCGCCCACGCCGACCGGCGCGGCCGAGATCGCAACGCCGGTGCTGGCCGACCTGCGGGCTGCCGTCACCGACCTCGAGCGCCGCCTCGACCGCGCGGGCGCTCGCCTGCTGGAGGATCGTCGCGTCCGCCTGCGCGCCGTCGCCCGGGGCCTGCCCGCCCGGCCGGAGGAACTGGTCGCTTTGGCCCAGCAGCGCCTCGACCATGCCGCCAGCCGTCTGGGGTCTGGCCTCGGACGCAATGTCGAACGGCATCATCGTCGGCTGGTCGGGGTCGGAGGCCGGTTCTCGTCCCGCCTGCTGGACCGCGCCGTCGAACAGCGAACGGCCCGACTGGACGGACAGGGCGGCCGTCTCGTCGCCGGTCTGGCCTCCAACGCGGCCCGGCATGAGCGTCGGCTGCTGCAGGTCAGCGGCAGACTGTCCCCCGCCCCGCTCCAGCATCGTCTGGAACAGCGCACGACCCGTCTGACGACCGCGACCGCCCGCCTTGATCGCCTTCCGCACCAGATGATCGATCGCGCCTCCGACCGCCTCGCCGCCCTCGCCCGCGCCCTTGCGAGCCTGGACCCCCGTCGTCCCAAACCTGGCTTCGCCCGGATCGATGACGAAACCGGACAGATGATCGCCTCCGCCGCCGCCCTGTCGCCGGGTCAGGCCGTCACCCTGAACTTCGCCGACGGAACCCGCGCGGCGACCATCGATGGCGCTGCGGCCGCTCCCAGATCGTCGATCAAGCCCCGCCCCGGCCCCGTCGACCAGGGCCGTCTGTTCTGA
- the purD gene encoding phosphoribosylamine--glycine ligase, with amino-acid sequence MDILLVGSGGREHALAWKISRSPLVDTLYCAPGNPGMARVATCLSDYKASDAEGLTRLARELKVGLVVVGPEVALEAGLADRLNAAGIPCFGPTAGAAQLETSKAFSKAFMARHAIPTAHYGVYDRVADARAALNVFKPPYVIKADGLAAGKGVAISPDRADAEAEIERMLGGRFGAAGARVVIEEFMEGEEGSLFALCDGQRAVLFGGAQDHKRAFDGDLGPNTGGMGAYSPAPVFDEALVTAANQRIVQPTLEAMALEGTPYRGVLYAGLMSTDEGPRVVEFNARFGDPECQVLMMRMAGDIVPYLLACALGDVSGLPEPVFKTGTVICVVMAAKGYPDHPTEGTIIQGAEQDFGPHVQVFHAGTHRDADGRLTAAGGRVLNICAEGKDIVEARERAYEAVRMIDWPGGFNRTDIGWRALERK; translated from the coding sequence ATGGATATCCTGCTCGTCGGATCGGGGGGGCGTGAGCACGCCCTGGCCTGGAAAATCAGCCGGTCGCCTCTGGTCGACACGCTTTACTGCGCGCCCGGTAATCCCGGCATGGCCAGGGTCGCGACCTGTCTGTCGGACTACAAGGCCAGCGACGCCGAGGGGCTGACGCGACTGGCGCGCGAGCTGAAGGTCGGGCTGGTGGTGGTCGGTCCCGAGGTGGCATTGGAGGCCGGGCTGGCCGACCGGTTGAACGCGGCGGGCATTCCCTGTTTCGGGCCGACGGCCGGGGCGGCACAACTCGAGACGTCCAAGGCCTTTTCCAAGGCCTTCATGGCGCGGCACGCGATCCCGACGGCCCACTATGGCGTCTATGACCGCGTCGCGGATGCCAGGGCCGCGCTGAATGTGTTCAAGCCGCCCTATGTGATCAAGGCCGACGGGCTGGCGGCAGGGAAGGGCGTGGCGATCAGCCCGGATCGGGCCGATGCCGAGGCCGAGATCGAGCGGATGCTGGGCGGCCGGTTCGGGGCAGCCGGGGCGCGCGTCGTGATCGAGGAGTTCATGGAGGGAGAGGAGGGCTCCCTGTTCGCCCTGTGCGACGGCCAGCGCGCGGTCCTGTTCGGCGGAGCCCAGGATCACAAGCGGGCCTTCGACGGCGACCTGGGGCCCAATACGGGCGGCATGGGGGCCTATTCGCCCGCGCCGGTGTTCGACGAGGCGCTGGTGACGGCGGCGAACCAGCGGATCGTTCAGCCGACGCTGGAGGCCATGGCTCTGGAGGGGACGCCCTATCGCGGGGTGCTCTATGCCGGGCTGATGTCGACGGACGAGGGTCCGCGGGTGGTGGAGTTCAACGCCCGCTTCGGCGACCCGGAATGCCAGGTCCTGATGATGCGGATGGCGGGGGACATCGTGCCCTATCTGCTGGCCTGCGCGCTCGGGGATGTGTCGGGGCTACCGGAGCCGGTGTTCAAGACCGGGACGGTGATCTGCGTGGTGATGGCGGCCAAGGGCTATCCCGACCACCCGACCGAGGGGACGATCATCCAGGGGGCCGAGCAGGACTTCGGCCCGCATGTGCAGGTCTTCCACGCCGGGACGCACCGCGACGCGGACGGCAGGCTGACGGCTGCCGGCGGGCGGGTGCTGAACATCTGCGCCGAGGGCAAGGATATCGTCGAGGCGCGCGAGCGGGCCTATGAGGCGGTGCGGATGATCGACTGGCCGGGCGGCTTCAACCGGACCGACATCGGCTGGCGGGCGCTGGAGCGTAAGTAG
- a CDS encoding murein L,D-transpeptidase catalytic domain-containing protein translates to MILGGSAMLAGCASAPAAVTPIVLAQAPAPRPLAPIPQITPPPLDPQRLVRPALMARAMAALDVHHPRIPLRDRMYLVDFQKFSGEERLYEVDLIAGRVTAFRTCHGRGSDPDHSGYARTFSNQPESYMSSVGAFATAGAGWGSQQGPNVLLDGLEYTNNLARDRAIIVHGADYADPAFLAREGKLGRSYGCFSTAHTDLPMLRERMGEGRLLYAAV, encoded by the coding sequence ATGATTCTGGGCGGGTCGGCGATGCTCGCCGGTTGCGCCTCGGCACCCGCCGCCGTCACGCCGATCGTTCTGGCCCAGGCTCCGGCACCCCGTCCCCTGGCCCCGATCCCGCAGATCACCCCGCCGCCGCTCGACCCCCAGCGCCTGGTCCGCCCCGCCCTGATGGCCAGGGCCATGGCCGCCCTGGACGTCCATCACCCGCGCATCCCGCTGCGCGACCGGATGTACCTGGTCGATTTCCAGAAATTCTCCGGCGAGGAACGCCTCTATGAGGTCGATCTGATCGCCGGACGCGTCACCGCCTTCCGCACCTGCCACGGCCGCGGCTCCGACCCGGACCATTCCGGCTATGCCCGTACCTTCTCCAACCAGCCCGAGAGCTACATGTCCTCGGTCGGGGCCTTCGCCACCGCCGGGGCCGGCTGGGGATCGCAGCAGGGACCCAACGTCCTGCTGGACGGCCTCGAATACACCAACAACCTGGCGCGCGACCGCGCCATCATCGTCCACGGCGCGGACTATGCGGACCCCGCCTTCCTGGCCCGCGAGGGCAAGCTGGGCCGCAGCTACGGCTGCTTCTCCACCGCCCACACCGACCTGCCGATGCTGCGCGAGCGGATGGGCGAGGGCCGGCTGCTGTACGCCGCCGTCTGA
- a CDS encoding amidohydrolase family protein codes for MKFALVAAMAVMAIAGSSQAQQGPTSQALPAAGETTFVQAGRLLADPESGIVLRDKTLVIVGNRVTEIRDGFVGEGHVVDLRDSFVLPGLIDSHVHLTSQQSPSGRLDAVTRDSADSAIIGAGFARRTLMAGFTTVADLGGNNDAVFALRDGIRRGDVVGPRVIAAGSSVSIHGGHGDVNGYTDDIMHLLSPESVCSGADDCMRAVRLQVRAGADIIKITATGGVLSNTAAGLAQQFTDAELAAIVEVAHRMGRQVTAHAHGADGINAFLEAGGDSIEHGTYLDDESIRLFRSHRAYLVPTLLAGDFVARVASGPDNFFTPAQTAKALEVGPKMVDMARRAHDGGVMIAFGTDSGVSAHGDNAQEFALLVRAGLSPLEAIQAATNVAAAHLQISGEAGRIAVGMPADIVAVEGDPLTDVTRLEHMAFVMKGGVVYREE; via the coding sequence ATGAAGTTCGCACTCGTGGCCGCGATGGCCGTCATGGCCATCGCAGGCTCTTCGCAGGCGCAGCAGGGCCCCACCTCACAGGCTTTACCCGCGGCGGGCGAAACCACGTTCGTTCAGGCGGGGCGGCTTCTGGCGGACCCCGAAAGCGGCATTGTGCTGCGCGATAAAACTCTCGTGATCGTCGGCAATCGGGTCACCGAAATCCGCGACGGCTTCGTCGGCGAGGGTCATGTGGTCGACCTGCGCGACTCGTTCGTGCTGCCCGGCCTGATCGACAGCCACGTGCATCTGACGTCGCAGCAGAGCCCGTCGGGGCGTCTGGACGCCGTGACGCGCGATTCCGCAGACAGCGCGATCATCGGGGCAGGGTTCGCGCGGCGCACGCTGATGGCCGGGTTCACCACTGTGGCCGATCTGGGCGGCAACAACGATGCCGTCTTCGCGCTGCGCGACGGAATCCGGCGGGGCGATGTGGTGGGACCGCGTGTGATCGCGGCCGGTTCATCCGTATCGATCCATGGCGGACATGGAGATGTGAACGGCTATACCGACGACATCATGCACCTGCTGTCGCCCGAGAGCGTCTGTTCCGGCGCAGATGACTGCATGCGGGCGGTTCGGCTGCAGGTCCGGGCCGGGGCCGACATCATCAAGATCACCGCAACAGGGGGCGTGCTGTCCAATACCGCTGCCGGTCTGGCCCAGCAGTTCACGGACGCCGAGCTGGCCGCCATCGTCGAGGTGGCGCACCGGATGGGTCGCCAGGTGACCGCCCACGCCCACGGAGCCGACGGCATCAACGCCTTCCTCGAGGCCGGCGGGGATTCGATCGAACACGGCACCTATCTGGACGACGAATCGATCCGGCTGTTCCGATCGCACCGGGCCTATCTGGTGCCGACCCTGCTGGCGGGCGACTTCGTGGCACGGGTCGCCTCGGGGCCGGATAACTTCTTCACCCCGGCCCAGACCGCCAAGGCGCTGGAGGTCGGGCCGAAGATGGTGGACATGGCCCGTCGGGCCCATGACGGCGGGGTCATGATCGCGTTCGGGACCGATTCCGGGGTTTCGGCGCATGGCGACAATGCCCAGGAGTTCGCGCTGCTGGTGCGGGCGGGTCTGTCGCCGCTGGAAGCGATCCAGGCGGCGACCAATGTCGCGGCGGCCCACCTGCAGATTTCCGGCGAGGCGGGTCGGATCGCGGTCGGGATGCCTGCGGACATCGTGGCGGTCGAGGGCGATCCGCTGACCGACGTCACCAGGCTGGAGCACATGGCCTTCGTGATGAAGGGCGGGGTCGTCTATCGCGAGGAGTGA
- the lpxK gene encoding tetraacyldisaccharide 4'-kinase, giving the protein MTLSTPRWWYERHGRHGRVARTLLKPVSWIWTAATARRIARATPVDVGIPVLSIGNLTVGGSGKTPVAREVLRLLRTAGIEAQALSRGYGGRLDGPVRVDPAVHTAADVGDEPLMLSAEAPVWIARDRVAGARAAVSEGARALVLDDAHQNPSLHKTLSLLVVDGETREGEWPFGDGSVFPSGPMREPMAAGLARADAVVVLLPADAPPADPELLATFGALPTFIARLEPAQAPPAGPLVGFAGIAKPWKVERALKAAGAELPDFVPFPDHAAYRPGDLAFLADRAAVFDAGLITTEKDWVRLPPDWRTRVTSWPVAARFEDEAGLRALLAHSSR; this is encoded by the coding sequence ATGACCCTGTCCACGCCACGCTGGTGGTATGAACGGCATGGCCGCCATGGCCGCGTGGCCCGCACCCTGCTGAAACCCGTCTCCTGGATCTGGACCGCCGCCACCGCACGGCGGATCGCCCGTGCCACCCCCGTGGACGTCGGCATCCCGGTCCTCTCCATCGGCAATCTGACCGTCGGTGGATCGGGGAAGACCCCGGTCGCGCGGGAGGTCCTTCGGCTGCTCCGCACCGCAGGTATCGAGGCCCAGGCCCTGTCGCGCGGCTATGGCGGCCGTCTGGACGGGCCGGTCCGGGTCGACCCCGCCGTTCACACCGCCGCCGATGTCGGCGACGAACCCCTGATGCTTTCGGCAGAGGCGCCGGTCTGGATTGCCCGAGACCGCGTCGCCGGCGCGCGGGCCGCCGTGTCGGAGGGGGCTCGGGCGCTGGTCCTCGACGACGCTCACCAGAATCCGTCCCTGCACAAGACGCTCAGCCTGCTCGTCGTGGACGGCGAAACACGCGAGGGCGAATGGCCCTTCGGCGACGGGTCGGTGTTTCCGTCCGGCCCGATGCGGGAACCCATGGCGGCCGGTCTGGCCCGGGCCGATGCTGTCGTCGTTCTGCTGCCGGCCGACGCCCCGCCCGCCGATCCCGAACTGCTGGCGACCTTCGGTGCCCTGCCGACCTTCATCGCCCGTCTGGAGCCCGCCCAGGCCCCGCCCGCCGGTCCTCTGGTCGGGTTCGCGGGGATCGCCAAGCCGTGGAAAGTCGAGCGCGCCCTGAAGGCGGCTGGGGCCGAACTCCCCGACTTCGTGCCCTTCCCGGACCACGCCGCCTACCGGCCCGGGGATCTCGCCTTCCTCGCCGATCGCGCCGCCGTCTTCGACGCCGGTCTGATCACGACCGAGAAGGACTGGGTCCGTCTGCCGCCCGACTGGCGGACCCGCGTCACCTCATGGCCCGTCGCCGCCCGGTTCGAGGACGAGGCGGGGCTCAGGGCCCTGCTGGCTCACTCCTCGCGATAG
- a CDS encoding 3-deoxy-D-manno-octulosonic acid transferase: protein MTLPLAVYRLLTRLLEPLAPRLLDARVKQGKEDAVRVDERLGVSRLARPDGDLVWLHGVSVGETLSLLPVVERLVESRPDLTVIVTSGTVTSADLLARRLPPGVIHQFAPVDGPDAVAAFLDHWRPSLGVLVESELWPNLILGAGARRIPLALVSARITEKTAQGWGRIPASARELLKAFALIMPQDETSADRLKALGARIDGQVNLKLSGGPLPHDTAAFTTLSAAIGDRPVIVAASTHEGEEIAIVRALDRLAERLCLIIVPRHPARGPEIATTLTRDGYRFALRSRDAMPDGETDLYVADTLGELGLFLRLADVVVMGGSFGPVLGREPWGGHNPLEPARLGKPAVTGPDASNWQAVTADLSSAGGLAVVATPGDLPGVVLPLLSDPSAARAMGDRGRRAAAEAGAGLDRLWEALQPLLPPVRR, encoded by the coding sequence GTGACTTTGCCGCTCGCCGTCTATCGGCTGCTGACCCGCCTGCTGGAGCCCCTGGCACCGCGCCTGCTCGACGCCCGCGTCAAACAGGGCAAGGAGGACGCCGTCCGGGTCGACGAACGCCTCGGGGTCTCGCGTCTCGCCCGACCCGATGGCGACCTGGTCTGGCTGCATGGCGTCAGTGTGGGCGAGACCCTGTCGCTGCTGCCCGTGGTAGAGCGCTTGGTGGAGAGCCGCCCGGACCTGACGGTGATCGTCACCTCCGGCACGGTGACCTCTGCCGACCTGCTGGCCCGGCGCCTTCCGCCCGGCGTCATCCATCAGTTCGCCCCCGTCGATGGCCCGGATGCCGTCGCCGCATTTCTCGACCACTGGAGACCCTCCCTGGGCGTCCTGGTCGAGAGCGAGCTGTGGCCCAACCTGATCCTCGGCGCAGGCGCACGAAGGATTCCGCTGGCCCTCGTCAGCGCGCGGATCACCGAAAAGACCGCCCAAGGCTGGGGCCGCATTCCCGCGTCGGCGCGAGAACTACTGAAGGCCTTTGCCCTGATCATGCCCCAGGACGAGACCTCGGCAGATCGCCTGAAAGCGCTCGGTGCGCGCATCGACGGTCAGGTGAACCTGAAGCTCTCCGGTGGGCCGCTGCCGCACGACACGGCTGCCTTCACCACCCTCAGCGCCGCCATCGGGGATCGGCCGGTGATCGTCGCCGCCTCGACCCATGAGGGCGAGGAAATCGCCATCGTCCGCGCCCTCGATCGCCTCGCCGAACGCCTGTGCCTCATCATCGTCCCGCGCCACCCCGCGCGAGGGCCCGAGATCGCCACCACCCTCACCCGCGACGGCTACCGCTTCGCCCTGCGGTCCCGGGATGCCATGCCGGATGGCGAGACCGACCTCTATGTCGCCGACACCCTGGGCGAACTCGGCCTTTTTCTGCGTCTGGCCGACGTGGTCGTCATGGGCGGCTCGTTCGGCCCGGTCCTCGGTCGCGAGCCCTGGGGCGGACATAATCCGCTTGAGCCCGCCCGGCTGGGCAAACCCGCCGTCACCGGCCCCGACGCCTCGAACTGGCAGGCCGTGACCGCTGACCTGTCCTCAGCCGGTGGCCTGGCCGTGGTCGCCACACCGGGCGATCTGCCGGGCGTGGTATTGCCTCTGCTGAGCGATCCCTCCGCTGCCCGCGCCATGGGCGACCGGGGCCGCCGCGCCGCTGCAGAGGCGGGAGCCGGTCTGGACCGGCTGTGGGAGGCCCTGCAGCCCCTGCTCCCCCCGGTGCGCCGATGA
- a CDS encoding lysophospholipid acyltransferase family protein: protein MRPLRNPIIQIILSSVLAAWMRFCFATIRWSYEGREHAEGVWAAGGGVLCTFWHSRIGLSPSCWPLDKAQPAKALISLSPDGQFIARAVALQGFPAVRGSSANKDKADAAKGGSRALRDGLKQLRIGALAVTPDGPRGPVRVMAEGLPLMARMSGAPVLFIGMSCNPAVRLNSWDRALLPLPFGRGAIVYDIARFPPGAALSDVTGPWTGRLTAVEARADAMTGLERL from the coding sequence GTGCGGCCCCTTCGCAACCCGATCATCCAGATCATCCTGTCGTCCGTCCTGGCCGCCTGGATGCGGTTCTGCTTCGCCACGATCCGCTGGTCATACGAGGGCCGCGAGCATGCCGAGGGCGTCTGGGCGGCAGGCGGCGGCGTGCTCTGCACCTTCTGGCATTCGCGCATCGGGCTCTCGCCATCCTGCTGGCCTCTCGACAAGGCACAGCCCGCCAAGGCCCTGATTTCCCTCAGCCCCGATGGCCAGTTCATCGCCAGGGCCGTGGCGCTGCAGGGGTTTCCCGCCGTGCGCGGTTCGTCCGCCAACAAGGACAAGGCCGATGCGGCCAAGGGCGGATCCCGGGCCCTTCGCGACGGGCTGAAACAGCTCAGGATCGGGGCGCTCGCCGTCACGCCAGACGGTCCACGCGGACCGGTGCGGGTGATGGCCGAGGGCCTGCCGCTGATGGCCCGGATGTCCGGGGCACCGGTCCTGTTCATCGGCATGAGCTGCAATCCGGCCGTCCGCCTGAACAGTTGGGACCGCGCCCTGCTGCCCCTGCCCTTCGGCCGGGGAGCCATCGTCTATGACATCGCCCGTTTCCCCCCTGGAGCGGCCCTCTCGGACGTGACCGGCCCGTGGACCGGGCGGCTGACGGCCGTGGAGGCCCGCGCCGACGCGATGACGGGGCTGGAGCGGCTGTGA
- a CDS encoding ABC transporter ATP-binding protein, with amino-acid sequence MSSPVSDEKAPLRPLLARIWRDYLSHHKAALFTSILCAVAAGGLNALTLKLLEPAINGLFVDPDAPIRLWGLFPVPPGQTLIWIPTTIVAVAFLWTLASLGQAALVNRLGHGIVGDIQVRLFGAMIRADLARLRSQHTGSFVSSVLFDANLVREAFTSGVVNYTQNAVTLLAVIVGMAFIDWQLTLVVLLGVPLISFVLRRFSKRTRKATVGAMKETESLSTALMENLDGVRLIKLENREAAEQARVGDVVARRQKHVIKSADSRAFAGPFSNLVAMIIVATVMAYAGWKSRDGEMSVGAFAAFIGLLMLAGQSLRQVVNLQTVMIEGLTAARRLFASLDIEPEIRQAASPVLLPEGPATVVFDQVSFAYSSTAPTISDVALTVAPGETVALVGPSGGGKSTLLSLLPRFYDVTGGSITINGVDLRDLSLTDLRARIALVTQEPFLFDDTIAANIAYGRPGATVEQIAAAARSAAAHDFITALPEGYQTRAGEAGMRLSGGQRQRIAIARAFLKDAPILLLDEATSALDTESEALVQVALERLMAGRSTLMIAHRLSTVQHADRILVLEAGRIVESGTHAALVRKGGLYSRLARQQSLDGTPAVATVA; translated from the coding sequence ATGAGTTCGCCCGTATCCGACGAGAAGGCCCCTCTGCGCCCTTTGCTGGCGCGGATCTGGCGTGACTACCTCTCGCATCACAAGGCGGCGCTGTTCACCTCGATCCTGTGCGCCGTCGCGGCGGGCGGCCTGAACGCTCTGACGCTGAAGCTGCTGGAGCCGGCCATCAACGGGCTGTTCGTCGATCCGGACGCGCCCATCAGGCTGTGGGGCCTGTTTCCCGTTCCGCCCGGCCAGACCCTGATCTGGATCCCCACAACGATCGTCGCCGTCGCCTTCCTCTGGACCCTCGCTTCGCTGGGCCAGGCCGCCCTGGTCAACCGGCTGGGTCACGGCATCGTCGGCGATATACAGGTCCGGCTGTTCGGGGCCATGATCCGCGCCGACCTGGCCCGCCTGCGCAGCCAGCACACCGGCAGCTTCGTGTCGTCGGTCCTGTTCGACGCCAATCTGGTTCGCGAGGCCTTCACCTCGGGCGTCGTCAACTACACCCAGAACGCGGTGACATTGCTGGCCGTGATCGTCGGCATGGCCTTCATCGACTGGCAGCTGACCCTGGTCGTATTGCTGGGCGTCCCCTTGATCAGCTTCGTGCTGCGACGGTTCTCCAAACGCACGCGCAAGGCCACGGTCGGCGCGATGAAGGAGACCGAAAGCCTCTCAACCGCCCTGATGGAAAACCTCGACGGGGTTCGCCTGATCAAGCTGGAGAACCGCGAGGCCGCCGAACAGGCCCGCGTCGGCGACGTCGTTGCCCGCCGCCAGAAGCACGTCATCAAGAGCGCCGACAGCCGTGCCTTCGCCGGGCCTTTCAGCAACCTCGTGGCCATGATCATCGTCGCCACCGTCATGGCCTATGCCGGCTGGAAGTCCCGCGACGGCGAGATGAGTGTCGGAGCCTTCGCCGCCTTCATCGGCCTGCTGATGCTGGCGGGCCAGTCGCTGCGTCAGGTGGTGAACCTGCAGACCGTGATGATCGAGGGCCTGACGGCTGCGCGTCGCCTGTTCGCCTCGCTGGATATCGAGCCGGAAATCCGTCAGGCCGCATCGCCCGTCCTTCTGCCCGAAGGCCCGGCCACCGTCGTGTTCGACCAGGTCTCCTTCGCCTATTCGTCCACGGCCCCGACGATATCGGACGTAGCCCTGACAGTCGCGCCGGGGGAGACGGTCGCCCTGGTCGGCCCGTCCGGTGGCGGCAAGTCGACCCTGCTCAGCCTCCTTCCGCGCTTCTACGACGTCACCGGCGGCTCCATTACCATCAACGGGGTCGATCTGCGCGACCTCAGCCTGACCGACCTGCGCGCCCGCATCGCCCTGGTGACCCAGGAGCCGTTCCTGTTCGACGACACCATCGCCGCCAACATCGCCTACGGCCGCCCGGGCGCGACGGTCGAACAGATCGCCGCGGCCGCCCGGTCCGCGGCCGCTCATGACTTCATCACTGCACTGCCGGAAGGCTACCAGACCCGTGCCGGCGAGGCCGGCATGCGCCTGTCTGGCGGCCAGCGTCAGCGAATCGCCATCGCCCGCGCTTTCCTGAAAGACGCACCCATCCTGCTGCTGGACGAGGCAACCTCTGCGCTCGATACCGAAAGCGAAGCCCTGGTACAGGTCGCGCTGGAGAGATTGATGGCCGGTCGCTCGACGTTGATGATTGCCCACAGACTGTCCACCGTTCAGCACGCCGACCGCATTCTGGTGCTCGAGGCCGGCCGCATCGTCGAGAGCGGCACCCATGCTGCGCTTGTCAGGAAAGGCGGTCTCTACAGCCGCCTGGCGCGTCAGCAGTCGCTGGACGGCACGCCCGCCGTCGCTACGGTCGCGTGA
- a CDS encoding beta-lactamase hydrolase domain-containing protein — translation MARFDVSTPDGLAAARRDFFWNDHAFLRLAFSNAHWIGPDLVRTNQPSPRQLEGWARHGIRTVINLRGARDEGYYWLEKEACDRLGLTLIDAPLDSRDPPSKDRVRRARDLFASIEYPALIHCKSGADRAGLMAVFYRHFRLGEPISVARQELSKRYLHSREGLTGVLDYFVETYIDEVASTGVGFLEWVESDAYDPRAMRTRFRASWWGTLLTERLLKRE, via the coding sequence ATGGCGCGATTTGATGTCTCGACCCCGGACGGGCTGGCGGCCGCGCGACGGGACTTCTTCTGGAACGATCACGCCTTTCTGCGTCTGGCGTTTTCGAACGCCCACTGGATCGGGCCGGATCTGGTGCGCACCAATCAGCCGTCGCCGCGCCAGCTGGAAGGCTGGGCCCGGCACGGGATCAGGACGGTCATCAATCTGCGCGGGGCGCGGGACGAAGGCTACTACTGGCTGGAGAAGGAGGCGTGTGATCGGCTGGGCCTGACCCTGATCGATGCCCCGCTCGATTCGCGCGATCCGCCGTCGAAGGATCGGGTGCGCCGGGCACGGGACCTGTTCGCTTCGATCGAATATCCGGCCCTGATCCACTGCAAGTCCGGCGCGGACCGGGCCGGGCTGATGGCGGTCTTCTACCGGCATTTCAGACTGGGCGAGCCGATCTCGGTCGCACGGCAGGAGCTGTCGAAGCGGTATCTGCACAGCCGGGAGGGGTTGACCGGCGTGCTGGACTATTTCGTCGAGACCTACATCGACGAGGTGGCGTCGACCGGCGTGGGTTTCCTGGAGTGGGTCGAGTCGGACGCCTATGATCCCCGGGCGATGCGCACACGGTTCCGGGCGTCGTGGTGGGGGACCCTGCTGACGGAGCGGCTGTTGAAGCGGGAGTAG
- a CDS encoding DUF4170 domain-containing protein has translation MTDAPNSADPQLLHLVIGGELRHLDAPVFRDLSKVEFVGAFPNYAEAKAAWKARAQATVDNAHMRFFILHAHRMIDPRGETTGG, from the coding sequence ATGACCGACGCGCCCAACTCTGCCGACCCCCAGTTGCTCCACCTCGTCATCGGCGGAGAGCTTCGCCACCTGGACGCCCCCGTGTTCCGCGACCTGTCCAAAGTCGAGTTTGTCGGGGCCTTCCCCAACTATGCCGAGGCCAAGGCGGCCTGGAAGGCCAGGGCCCAGGCCACGGTGGACAATGCCCACATGCGCTTCTTCATCCTGCACGCCCACCGGATGATCGATCCGCGCGGCGAGACGACCGGCGGCTGA